The Deinococcus aquaticus genomic interval AGCCTCCGCTTTGATTTCCGTGGCAGCGGCGAGAGCCACGGCGATTTCAGCGAGATGACCGTCACCCGCGAGGTGCAGGACACGCAGGCCGCCTTCGAGTACCTGCGCCGCCAGTCGGGCATCGACCCGGAACGCACCATGCTGCTGGGCTTCAGCATGGGCGGGCTGGTCGCCGCGCTCAGCGCGCCCCTGGTGCGCCCGCACCGCCTCGCGCTGTGGGCCCCCGCCCTGCCGGAACTGTGGTTGCCGTTCCTGCGCGGCGGCTTCCTGCCCGCCACCGTCACGGATTACGGCGGCTGGCCGCTGGGCCGCGACTTCCTGCAGGAAATGACCCGCCTGCGCCCCCTGGAAGCCGCTGCCGGGTGGCAGGGCGAGGCCCGCGTCTTCCACGGAGACGCCGACCAGACCTGCCCCCCCGAATATGGCGTGCGCTACGC includes:
- a CDS encoding alpha/beta hydrolase family protein, giving the protein MTDPTRGSNEQALNEEFAQFSVDGQRMYGLLHRPTGDAPAQGWPSVVILHGFTGNRGGDHRLLPLLSRFLAARGIASLRFDFRGSGESHGDFSEMTVTREVQDTQAAFEYLRRQSGIDPERTMLLGFSMGGLVAALSAPLVRPHRLALWAPALPELWLPFLRGGFLPATVTDYGGWPLGRDFLQEMTRLRPLEAAAGWQGEARVFHGDADQTCPPEYGVRYAQALRCEAVAIPGAGHTFDSLEQVDLLYRETARFLTGE